The Pelagibacterium halotolerans B2 nucleotide sequence AGCGTGCTCTGGGCCAGCCCGCTCGCTTCGAGATAATCGAGCAGCCGCCCGATCTCGTAATCGAGCATGGCGACGTGATCGCAATAATATCCGATATAGGCGACCAGCTCGTCTTGTGTCCTTGGATGCAGCCGGTAGAAATCGTCGCGCTCGCGCTTGACCCTTCGCGGCTTGCCGGACAGATCGTCGGCAAAATTTGGCCAGGGGACGATCCGGCTGCGGTCCGTGGAGCGATGGAACTCGTCCGATATCAGGTGCGGCCCGTGCGGGTCCCAATATTGCACGGTGGCGAAAAACGGCGCGTCGCCGCTTCGATAGCCCTCGAGCATTTCGATGATCTGGTTGCTCTGGAAGTGGCACGGGGTGGAGCGCTGCGGGCCGCGCCAGCGCCCCGCCGCCAGGGTCTGCCGGCCGGGGTTGAAATAGAGCTCGGGCTCTATCGTGTACCCAAGCCCGTTGTCTTCAAGATAGGATTTGAAGGCATCTGTTCCCGCCAAATTGCCATATCCCGGAGGAACGTCGCCCTCAAAGCCATAGTCGGCCGGCCCTTTTTCCACCCCCACATGCCATTTGCCCACGAACCCGCAACGATACCCCGCCCGCCCCAGATCATGATGCAGCAGCCGTCCCGGATCGGCGAGCTCGCGGCCCAGCGCGTGATACATGTCGCAATTGGTGCCCATCCCATGGGTAAAGGCATAATCCCCCGTCAGCATCGATCCGCGCGATGGCGTGCACAGGGGCGAGGTCGCGTAGGTGCGGCCAAACGAGACACCCCCTCGCATCAACCGGTCCATGTTGGGCGTTTCGACCGGCAACGCCTTGTGCGGCCAGATCGCGTCGTGGCGCAATTGGTCGACGCCGATGAACAACAAATTCCTCACCGCGTCGCCCCCGGCCCGGCCATCCCCTCAAGATCGTCGCGGATGCACGCCTTGAAATGCCCCGGCACGACCTCGCGCAACGGCGGAATGGTCTCTGCGCAGGCCCCGATTGCCGCCGGGCAGCGCGTACGGAACACGCAGCCCGAGGGCGGATTGGCGGGGCTTGGAATGTCGCCCGAAAGAATTTGCCGGCTCGCCTTGCGCTCCAGATCGGGCGAGGGAACCGAGGACAAAAGAGCGCGCGTATAGGGATGCTGCGGCATCGAATAGAGCTGCCCGCTCGGCGCCTTTTCCATGATCCGCCCGAGATAGAGCACGATGACGGTATCGGCGACATATTCGACCACCGCCAGATCGTGGGCGATGAACAGCATGGTCAGGTTGAGCCGCATCTGCAGCCCGCGCAAGAGATTGATGATCTGCGCCTGGATCGAAACGTCGAGCGCCGAAACCGGCTCGTCGGCAACGATCATCTCGGGCTCGAGCGCAAGGGCGCGGGCAATCCCGATCCGCTGGCGCTGTCCCCCGGAAAATTCGTGCGCGTATCGGCTCATGGCATCGGGCGGAAGGTCGACCGATGCCAGCGCCGCCCGCGCCTTTTCCCGGCGCTGGGCGGGCGTGCCGATGCGCTGGATATCGAGCCCTTCGGTCAGGATCTGCCCGATGGTCATCCGTGGCGAAAGACTGGCGAACGG carries:
- a CDS encoding sulfatase-like hydrolase/transferase; the protein is MRNLLFIGVDQLRHDAIWPHKALPVETPNMDRLMRGGVSFGRTYATSPLCTPSRGSMLTGDYAFTHGMGTNCDMYHALGRELADPGRLLHHDLGRAGYRCGFVGKWHVGVEKGPADYGFEGDVPPGYGNLAGTDAFKSYLEDNGLGYTIEPELYFNPGRQTLAAGRWRGPQRSTPCHFQSNQIIEMLEGYRSGDAPFFATVQYWDPHGPHLISDEFHRSTDRSRIVPWPNFADDLSGKPRRVKRERDDFYRLHPRTQDELVAYIGYYCDHVAMLDYEIGRLLDYLEASGLAQSTLIVFTSDHGDMTGAHGGLIDKGLPYEEAMRVPMVFSHPDLGSGERSGLALNMDILPTALSLLGVAFAPRQAIDLSAQIRDSGAKGRDYLLAEYHGLRFLYSQRILVSDDNLKLVFSPGDLDEVYDLARDPHEMDNLAQRPERADDLVRLRLALMKETARHGDPLRDCVSKFNGRWRTGSGQFDATAVFEAGRAGS
- a CDS encoding ABC transporter ATP-binding protein produces the protein MDAPLLSLSGLSKHFAPVTFGRGPVVRAVEDVSFDVPRGQVVGLVGESGSGKTTIGRMAAQLIAPTSGRIVFDGVEANALSRAERRRLHARIQYIFQDPFASLSPRMTIGQILTEGLDIQRIGTPAQRREKARAALASVDLPPDAMSRYAHEFSGGQRQRIGIARALALEPEMIVADEPVSALDVSIQAQIINLLRGLQMRLNLTMLFIAHDLAVVEYVADTVIVLYLGRIMEKAPSGQLYSMPQHPYTRALLSSVPSPDLERKASRQILSGDIPSPANPPSGCVFRTRCPAAIGACAETIPPLREVVPGHFKACIRDDLEGMAGPGATR